The Chitinophaga pinensis DSM 2588 region TCCCTGGCTGGCCATAAAGATAATGGCAGCCGTAAAGATCGCCAGATAGATGTGGATCATAAACCGGATCTGATAGTACTTTCGCTGAAATAACGTCATTTCCTGTTGATGGATCTCCGCCTCGTCTTCCACGTGCGGAATGTACCTGAACAAAAAGTATAACAATAGATTAGTGAGGAATAAAAAGGTCATCAGTAAAAGAAAGTCCCCCTTGCTGCCAACACGGTCTGCCACTCCATTTACACTGAAGTTAGTCGGCATAATGCTCGGTAGGGAAGGCCAGATGATTCCCAGATAAACCATCGGCAGCACCAATAATAACAATAACAGCAGTTCCTGGCCAATAT contains the following coding sequences:
- a CDS encoding SdpI family protein, producing the protein MKKPDIGQELLLLLLLVLPMVYLGIIWPSLPSIMPTNFSVNGVADRVGSKGDFLLLMTFLFLTNLLLYFLFRYIPHVEDEAEIHQQEMTLFQRKYYQIRFMIHIYLAIFTAAIIFMASQGHPFVIERWVFTGTGLLIGVIGLFLRKVEPNYFVGVRTPWTLKSEEIWRETHAFAGTLWVCTGAATIIAGFFLPVVTGTFLLIFIGGILAALPYIYSYRLFYTDKG